A single genomic interval of Koleobacter methoxysyntrophicus harbors:
- the fliY gene encoding flagellar motor switch phosphatase FliY, with translation MDMNEKDMLSQEEIDALLNNDIDTNDVEANYVNEEEKDALGEIGNISMGASATTLYTILGKRVRITTPKVVTTTVKQLREDYPIPFVSVEVRYTHGIKGTNILIIKETDAKIIADLMMGGDGRNVDSVELDEIRFSAISEAMNQMMGAAATSMSTVFKTDINISPPTLKLINLSNEAEKIGAFNADEEIVRVSFKMEVENLIKSEIMQLIPVPFAKQMVRNLMFKESEEISFQSKTEPQTEKKYQETGEVSDEGFNNSTNIPVKPVRFDNLQDRSASVSNNKIDLLMDIPLEVTVELGRTSKLIKDILKLGPGSIIELEKLAGEPVDILVNGKFIAKGEVVVIDENFGVRITEIIKPIERINNLQ, from the coding sequence ATGGATATGAATGAAAAAGACATGCTGTCACAGGAGGAAATAGATGCTTTATTAAATAATGACATTGATACAAATGATGTGGAAGCAAATTATGTAAATGAAGAAGAAAAAGATGCATTAGGAGAAATCGGGAATATATCTATGGGAGCTTCAGCTACTACCCTTTATACCATCCTGGGTAAAAGGGTAAGAATTACTACACCTAAAGTTGTTACAACAACTGTAAAACAATTGAGAGAAGATTACCCTATTCCCTTTGTATCTGTGGAAGTACGTTATACCCATGGTATTAAAGGAACAAACATTCTAATAATAAAAGAAACCGATGCGAAAATAATTGCTGACCTTATGATGGGAGGGGACGGCAGAAATGTAGATAGTGTGGAACTCGATGAAATAAGATTTAGTGCTATAAGCGAGGCTATGAATCAAATGATGGGGGCAGCAGCAACTTCTATGTCTACAGTATTCAAAACAGATATAAATATATCCCCGCCCACATTAAAATTGATAAATTTATCTAATGAAGCAGAAAAAATTGGGGCCTTTAACGCAGATGAAGAAATTGTCAGAGTCTCCTTTAAAATGGAAGTTGAAAATCTAATAAAAAGCGAGATCATGCAGTTAATACCGGTTCCTTTTGCAAAACAGATGGTTAGAAATTTGATGTTTAAGGAATCAGAAGAAATAAGCTTTCAGTCAAAAACAGAACCCCAAACTGAAAAGAAATATCAAGAAACAGGAGAAGTAAGTGATGAAGGTTTTAATAATTCAACAAATATTCCTGTAAAACCGGTGCGTTTCGACAATTTACAAGATAGGAGTGCAAGTGTTAGCAATAATAAAATAGATTTACTTATGGATATTCCTCTTGAGGTAACAGTAGAATTAGGGCGAACATCCAAATTGATAAAGGATATATTAAAATTAGGCCCAGGTTCTATAATTGAATTGGAGAAACTGGCAGGTGAGCCTGTAGATATTTTAGTAAATGGGAAATTTATAGCAAAAGGTGAGGTGGTTGTAATAGACGAAAATTTTGGAGTAAGGATAACGGAAATTATAAAACCGATTGAACGAATAAATAACTTGCAATAA
- a CDS encoding response regulator, with product MGGEILIVDDAAFMRMMIKDILTKNGYKVAGEAEDGKKAIDKYNELKPDLVIMDITMPEMDGIQAVREIKKIDSNANIIMCSAMGQQAMVIDAIQAGAKDFVVKPFQPERVLEAVKKAIG from the coding sequence ATGGGTGGGGAAATACTTATTGTAGATGATGCTGCATTTATGAGAATGATGATTAAAGATATCTTAACAAAAAACGGATATAAAGTTGCAGGTGAAGCGGAGGACGGGAAAAAGGCCATTGATAAATATAATGAATTAAAGCCTGATTTAGTTATAATGGATATTACAATGCCTGAAATGGATGGTATTCAAGCGGTAAGGGAGATAAAGAAGATAGACTCAAATGCCAATATTATAATGTGTTCGGCTATGGGGCAGCAGGCTATGGTAATAGATGCAATTCAAGCCGGTGCCAAAGATTTTGTAGTAAAGCCTTTTCAGCCCGAAAGGGTTTTAGAAGCAGTCAAAAAAGCAATTGGTTGA
- a CDS encoding flagellar biosynthetic protein FliO, with the protein MKGYFLKKYYLIFFILIILNIIFSLGFNFQPDLEKIKQYDYNGNSGEGTGFSSSLLLQIVFFIILLVTIIFITFLINKIVGRRKLSPFNKSKFLEVVDVLNLGLNHKICMIKVFDQIVLLGVSEKNINYLMELSQSNAEKIKEIQDLQNQTENFKSYLNNLNKIFGKKNYSKTTSIKDNLDRIRKIKQTRSNMGEDEIEMDEKD; encoded by the coding sequence ATGAAAGGTTATTTTCTCAAAAAATATTATCTAATATTTTTTATATTAATTATTTTAAATATTATATTTTCGTTAGGATTCAATTTCCAACCTGATTTAGAAAAAATAAAACAGTATGATTATAACGGTAATTCGGGAGAGGGGACTGGTTTTTCTTCTTCCCTATTACTGCAAATAGTTTTTTTCATAATTTTACTTGTTACAATCATTTTTATCACTTTTTTGATAAACAAAATTGTAGGGAGAAGGAAACTATCTCCTTTTAACAAATCGAAATTCCTTGAAGTGGTGGATGTTCTGAACTTAGGATTAAACCATAAAATATGCATGATAAAGGTGTTTGATCAAATAGTGTTGTTAGGGGTAAGTGAAAAAAATATAAATTATCTGATGGAGTTAAGTCAAAGCAATGCAGAGAAAATAAAAGAAATTCAAGATTTACAAAATCAAACCGAAAATTTTAAATCTTATTTAAATAATTTAAATAAAATTTTTGGCAAAAAGAATTATTCGAAAACAACATCTATAAAAGACAATTTGGATAGGATTAGAAAAATCAAACAAACAAGGAGCAATATGGGAGAGGATGAAATTGAAATGGACGAAAAGGATTAG
- the fliP gene encoding flagellar type III secretion system pore protein FliP (The bacterial flagellar biogenesis protein FliP forms a type III secretion system (T3SS)-type pore required for flagellar assembly.) translates to MKLKWTKRIRRIFAIVFTVTIFIMCIHSTAEARSVPLPRFNIDIDTSEEPQDVVASLQILLILTILSIAPAILIMMTSFTRIIIVFSFLRSALATQQMPPNQVLIGLALFITLFIMMPTLTQINEQALQPYLAGEISQEEALETALKPLRDFMLKQTREKDLALFINYANVEEINDYDDIPTNILIPSFIISELKTAFQIGFVLFIPFLVIDMIVASTLMSMGMLMLPPVMISLPFKILLFIMVDGWNLVVRSLILSFR, encoded by the coding sequence ATGAAATTGAAATGGACGAAAAGGATTAGAAGGATATTCGCAATAGTATTTACTGTAACAATTTTTATAATGTGTATACATTCAACTGCCGAAGCACGAAGTGTTCCATTACCTAGATTTAATATAGACATAGATACATCTGAAGAACCACAGGATGTTGTTGCAAGTTTACAGATACTTTTGATTCTTACAATATTATCTATAGCCCCTGCTATATTGATCATGATGACCTCTTTTACGCGGATTATTATAGTATTCTCTTTTCTAAGGAGTGCTTTAGCTACACAGCAAATGCCTCCGAATCAAGTTTTAATAGGGTTAGCTCTCTTTATAACCTTATTTATTATGATGCCGACTTTAACTCAAATTAACGAACAGGCATTACAGCCTTATTTGGCCGGTGAAATCAGTCAGGAAGAAGCGCTCGAGACAGCTTTAAAACCATTGAGGGATTTCATGTTAAAACAGACACGGGAAAAGGATTTGGCACTTTTTATAAATTATGCGAATGTAGAAGAGATAAATGATTATGATGACATACCCACAAATATATTAATACCTTCCTTCATTATAAGTGAATTAAAGACAGCTTTTCAAATTGGGTTTGTACTGTTTATCCCGTTTTTAGTCATAGATATGATTGTGGCAAGCACCCTGATGTCAATGGGCATGTTAATGTTGCCGCCTGTAATGATCTCCCTCCCATTTAAAATACTGCTTTTTATAATGGTAGATGGTTGGAATTTAGTGGTTAGATCACTTATACTTAGTTTTAGGTAA
- the fliQ gene encoding flagellar biosynthesis protein FliQ, with protein sequence MTEEMVITLAQNALLTVLLVAAPMLGLGLIVGLAVSIFQATTQIQEQTLTFVPKIIAVLGAIVIFGPWMLNTMIQFTQNLYNNINSFIY encoded by the coding sequence ATGACAGAGGAAATGGTAATAACTTTAGCTCAGAATGCCCTGCTGACGGTTTTGCTAGTAGCGGCACCTATGTTAGGTTTAGGATTAATTGTTGGTTTAGCCGTAAGTATCTTTCAAGCTACAACACAAATTCAAGAGCAGACATTGACCTTTGTACCTAAAATAATAGCGGTTTTGGGAGCCATTGTGATTTTTGGGCCGTGGATGTTAAATACTATGATTCAATTTACGCAGAATCTTTATAACAATATTAATTCCTTTATTTATTAA